Proteins found in one Hirundo rustica isolate bHirRus1 chromosome Z, bHirRus1.pri.v3, whole genome shotgun sequence genomic segment:
- the SYK gene encoding tyrosine-protein kinase SYK has product MQESIRERDSNGSYALCLLSDGKVLHYRIDRDKTGKLSIPDGKRFDTLWQLVEHYSYKPDGLLRVLTIPCPQHASENDTLGFNTQPSSGTLPKSWAGGGIISRLKSYTFPKAGSKKLQSTIGHPPEEAPFNPYVLQRNRGLTGAERGDQREALPMDTEVYESPYADPDEIKPKNVTLDRKLLTLEEGELGSGNFGTVKKGFYKMKKGAKPVAVKILKNESNDPAIKDELLREANVMQQLDNPYIVRMIGICEAEAWMLVMEMAELGPLNKFLQKNRHVTEKNITELVHQVSMGMKYLEENNFVHRDLAARNVLLVTQHYAKISDFGLSKALSADENYYKAQSHGKWPVKWYAPECMNFYKFSSKSDVWSFGVLMWEAFSYGQKPYKGMKGGEVAQMIERGERMERPEVCPTEVYSLMKLCWTYNVDDRPGFVAVEMRLRNYYYDISH; this is encoded by the exons atgcAGGAGAG TATACGAGAAAGGGACAGCAATGGCTCCTATGCCCTGTGCCTACTGAGTGATGGAAAAGTACTGCACTATCGTATTGACAGAGATAAGACAGGAAAGCTCTCCATACCAGATGGAAAAAGATTTGACACCCTGTGGCAG TTAGTTGAACATTATTCATACAAACCAGATGGATTATTGAGGGTTCTTACCATTCCTTGTCCACAACATGCCTCAGAAAATG ATACTCTTGGTTTTAATACTCAGCCTTCTTCTGGAACACTCCCTAAG AGTTGGGCAGGAGGTGGAATTATCTCGAGACTCAAATCGTACACCTTTCCAAAGGCTGGCAGCAAAAAG CTTCAGTCAACTATCGGCCACCCACCAGAAGAAGCACCTTTTAATCCTTATGTGCTGCAAAGGAACAGAGGTCTTACAGGAGCAGAAAGAG GTGATCAGAGAGAGGCCTTACCCATGGATACTGAGGTCTATGAAAGTCCATATGCCGATCCAGATGAAATTAAACCAAAAAATGTCACTCTTGACAGGAAATTGTTGACTTTGGAGGAAGGTGAACTTGGCTCTGGCAATTTTGGTACTGTAAAGAAAGGGTtctataaaatgaaaaa GGGTGCCAAGCCTGTGGCTGTAAAAATTCTGAAGAATGAGAGTAATGATCCAGCCATAAAGGATGAATTACTGAGAGAAGCAAATGTAATGCAGCAACTGGATAATCCATATATTGTCCGAATGATAGGTATATGTGAAGCTGAGGCCTGGATGTTAGTAATGGAAATGGCTGAACTTGGGCCATTGAAcaaatttttgcaaaaaaatag ACATGTCACAGAGAAGAATATAACAGAGCTGGTGCATCAGGTTTCCATGGGGATGAAATACCTGGAGGAGAATAATTTTGTTCATAGGGATCTGGCTGCAAGAAATGTGCTGTTAGTCACCCAACATTATGCCAAAATTAGTGACTTTGGACTTTCTAAAGCTCTTAGTGCTGATGAAAATTATTACAAG GCACAAAGTCATGGGAAATGGCCAGTCAAATGGTATGCTCCAGAATGCATGAATTTCTACAAATTTTCTAGCAAAAGTGATGTCTGGAGCTTTGGGGTTTTAATGTGGGAAGCTTTCTCTTATGGACAAAAGCCATATAAG GGAATGAAAGGTGGTGAAGTTGCACAGATGATTGAAAGAGGAGAACGAATGGAACGTCCTGAAGTCTGCCCAACAGAAGTCTATAGTCTAATGAAATTGTGTTGGACATACAA TGTTGACGACCGACCAGGATTTGTTGCAGTCGAGATGAGATTACGTAACTACTATTATGACATTTCCCACTAA